From Paenibacillus sp. V4I7, one genomic window encodes:
- a CDS encoding ATP-binding cassette domain-containing protein: MTLIHIENVSKHYTMGEETIKALDDVSLDINHGEFVAIMGPSSSGKSTRMNIIGCLDIVDKGIYDLDGQAINVLKDSQLAEIRNQKIG; this comes from the coding sequence ATGACGTTAATTCACATCGAGAATGTCAGTAAACATTATACGATGGGCGAGGAAACGATTAAAGCATTAGATGATGTCTCATTAGATATTAATCATGGAGAGTTCGTAGCAATCATGGGTCCATCAAGTTCCGGCAAATCCACACGGATGAACATCATCGGGTGCTTGGATATTGTAGATAAAGGTATTTATGACCTAGATGGTCAAGCAATAAACGTGCTTAAGGATTCTCAGCTTGCTGAGATTCGTAATCAGAAGATTGGATAA
- a CDS encoding transposase encodes MRPLEVNHFQYDEELDTYLCSEGKTLKFTHVEGDGMKTPYRSVYAAKTKDCKACPLREQCFGKSKKYRVIRRTLFHEATERNKERAKSEEYRNFKRLRSIWCEGTFGIMKQSHNLSRTYKRGIRNATEHCLFSALALT; translated from the coding sequence TTGAGGCCATTGGAGGTAAACCATTTTCAATATGATGAAGAATTAGACACTTACTTGTGTTCTGAAGGAAAGACATTGAAGTTTACGCATGTCGAGGGTGATGGAATGAAGACCCCTTATCGAAGTGTGTATGCGGCAAAGACCAAAGATTGCAAAGCATGCCCGCTGCGTGAACAATGTTTTGGAAAGTCGAAGAAATATCGAGTCATTCGGCGAACTCTTTTCCATGAAGCAACAGAACGCAACAAGGAACGGGCTAAGAGCGAAGAGTATCGGAACTTCAAGCGTCTTCGGAGTATTTGGTGCGAAGGCACATTCGGAATCATGAAACAATCTCACAATCTAAGCAGAACCTATAAACGGGGCATCCGTAACGCTACGGAACACTGCCTCTTTTCGGCGTTGGCGTTAACATAA
- a CDS encoding transposase produces MMGVNGDKQHQFIFLNLEDYVPKDHLLRIIQREVDVTFIYDKVKHLYSLVGRKSIDPVLLMKMMLIGYLYGISSERKLEEEVKMNLAYRWFLGLDLMESVPDHSTLSQNRRRRFKNSSIFQEIFDHIVTLCIQKGIVTAMLL; encoded by the coding sequence ATGATGGGGGTTAACGGAGATAAGCAGCACCAGTTTATTTTTTTAAACTTGGAGGATTATGTGCCAAAAGATCACTTGCTGCGAATTATTCAACGAGAAGTGGACGTCACTTTTATTTACGACAAAGTGAAGCATCTATATTCCCTCGTTGGTCGAAAATCTATTGATCCTGTACTTCTCATGAAAATGATGCTCATCGGGTATTTATACGGAATTTCCTCTGAACGCAAGTTGGAAGAAGAAGTGAAAATGAATCTGGCGTATCGCTGGTTTTTAGGACTAGATCTCATGGAATCCGTTCCGGATCATTCTACTCTTAGTCAGAACCGTCGACGCCGGTTTAAAAACAGCTCTATCTTTCAAGAGATATTTGATCACATTGTGACATTATGCATACAAAAGGGAATTGTAACGGCGATGTTATTGTAA
- a CDS encoding rhamnogalacturonan acetylesterase, translating to MEKQTIYLAGDSTMADYPPKSYPMQGWGNKLHLFIPDSVRVVNKAVCGRSSKSFIDEGRLKEILLMINPGDYLFIQFGHNDSKEDVERHTNPWSTYHRYLRQYIDGARAKGAYPILISPLCRRHFDVDGLLINTHGDFPRSMEALAVQEKVLFIDLCGRSAVAFKEMGDVKSREWLTWLRPGEQPNYPEGIEDNTHLNEQGAEAVARMVADAIIKLNLKIG from the coding sequence TTGGAAAAACAAACGATTTACTTGGCTGGTGATTCGACAATGGCGGATTATCCGCCTAAATCGTACCCCATGCAAGGGTGGGGGAATAAGCTTCATTTATTTATTCCCGATTCCGTTCGAGTTGTGAATAAGGCCGTGTGCGGGAGAAGTTCCAAGAGCTTTATCGATGAAGGAAGGCTCAAAGAAATTTTACTAATGATCAACCCGGGCGACTACTTGTTCATTCAATTTGGTCACAACGACAGTAAGGAAGATGTCGAAAGACATACAAATCCTTGGAGCACGTACCATCGGTATTTGCGGCAATATATCGACGGAGCGAGAGCGAAGGGGGCTTATCCCATACTCATCTCGCCTCTTTGCCGTAGACATTTTGACGTTGACGGTCTTTTGATCAACACGCACGGCGATTTTCCTCGATCGATGGAAGCGCTAGCCGTTCAGGAAAAAGTCCTTTTCATCGATTTGTGCGGCCGAAGTGCCGTCGCATTCAAGGAAATGGGAGACGTCAAATCGAGAGAATGGCTGACCTGGCTGCGCCCGGGCGAACAACCGAATTACCCCGAAGGGATCGAAGACAATACGCATTTGAATGAGCAAGGTGCTGAGGCTGTCGCACGAATGGTGGCCGATGCCATCATTAAGCTGAACCTGAAAATTGGTTGA
- a CDS encoding glycoside hydrolase family 2 TIM barrel-domain containing protein: MKRTHRETIKLSGEWKIRVDGLDGQEETVLRANLPGTLDENRVGVPHSAISAQHLNREFTYEGSAYYETTVNIPKHWAGKQLSLLMERSRETELYVDGYLVGKQSSLVTAQVYDISKEALPGIRTITIKVDNAAGVMSWPQIRNSHIASEETQTNWNGILGRIVLEAKDAVWIEDIQVFPNDGKRKAVVMVQVNKATQGQASCTILLRCENSEGSISESLSFHLGDQVRDTKQWMTLSLGSDMKLWDEHQPFLYRLHAEMKAESPSGDYYDEREVSFGIRRFEASSKGFLMNGKKIFLRGKHDGAVFPLTGYAPMEVAEWRRIFAIAKSYGINHYRFHSWCPPEAAFQAADEIGILLQPELPLWDPGHALEDDEQWQYYREEAFRMLRAYGNHPSFVMFAWGNELGGSLERMEQLCEECRRTDARRLYAIGSNNFFAQARVPRNSDYWTTFWTEGKWNFRTPGYGGMHVRGATPHHIRGHINNLPPSTMQDYRHATRHVPIPVIGHEVGQFQVHPDFQELEKYQGVLKPNNLEAFRKRLEENGLLHKAKLFQRASGQLAVLCYREEIEAALRTPNFGGFQLLDLQDFPGQGTALIGILDAFMESKGLIEPEQWREFCCETVPLLRMKKFIWTNDETFKASVQIAHYGTFDLSESVLAWSVQVEANGFVIANGRMPIRTIEEGGVLDLGGLETDLLAVKDAVKLVVKLEIVDTDYRNIYPLWVYPDSGTPVIPFAVVVCRHLDETTKAMLLSGSKVLLALDPERVSGGGAMSFIPDFWCYSMFKKYGPPGTLSIYCDPEHPALKHFPSEFHTNWQWWNLIKNAKTMNLDVLPNAVEPIVGVVDNVHRQFKLGLLFEAKLGEGKLLVCSMELLKQLDRPEAKQLFISLLTYMDSEAFAPTVEITNEILEKFIQSNEGKGHDLVALQQNADQYG, from the coding sequence TTGAAACGAACACATCGTGAAACGATTAAATTGAGCGGGGAATGGAAAATACGAGTAGACGGATTGGATGGACAGGAGGAGACAGTTCTCCGAGCGAATCTTCCAGGAACACTGGACGAAAATCGAGTAGGTGTTCCTCATTCTGCCATTTCTGCTCAGCATCTTAATCGTGAATTTACATATGAAGGATCGGCTTATTATGAAACAACCGTAAATATCCCCAAGCATTGGGCAGGCAAGCAGCTAAGTCTTCTCATGGAAAGAAGTCGAGAGACCGAACTTTATGTGGATGGATACTTGGTCGGAAAGCAAAGCAGTCTCGTAACGGCTCAAGTGTATGACATCTCCAAAGAGGCTTTGCCTGGAATTCGCACCATCACGATCAAAGTGGACAACGCCGCCGGCGTCATGTCCTGGCCGCAGATTCGCAACTCTCACATCGCGTCCGAAGAAACGCAAACGAATTGGAATGGGATTCTCGGTCGAATCGTGCTTGAAGCCAAAGACGCTGTTTGGATTGAAGACATTCAGGTGTTCCCGAACGATGGGAAACGGAAAGCCGTTGTGATGGTACAAGTAAACAAAGCGACCCAGGGACAGGCAAGCTGTACAATCCTGCTGCGCTGCGAGAACAGTGAAGGGAGTATATCGGAAAGTTTATCCTTTCATCTCGGAGATCAAGTACGGGATACCAAACAATGGATGACACTGTCTCTCGGGTCGGACATGAAGCTGTGGGATGAACATCAGCCGTTCTTGTACCGTCTTCATGCCGAAATGAAAGCTGAGTCCCCAAGCGGCGATTATTACGATGAGAGGGAGGTTTCTTTCGGTATACGTCGCTTCGAGGCTTCTTCGAAAGGCTTTCTCATGAATGGGAAGAAGATTTTCTTGCGCGGAAAACACGATGGTGCGGTGTTTCCGCTTACCGGTTATGCTCCGATGGAGGTGGCGGAGTGGCGCCGGATTTTCGCGATCGCCAAATCGTACGGTATCAATCATTACCGCTTTCATTCATGGTGTCCTCCAGAGGCAGCGTTTCAAGCAGCCGACGAAATCGGCATCCTGCTTCAGCCGGAGTTGCCTTTGTGGGATCCCGGACATGCGTTAGAGGACGATGAGCAATGGCAGTATTATCGTGAGGAGGCGTTCCGTATGCTTCGTGCGTACGGCAACCATCCTTCGTTCGTGATGTTCGCATGGGGGAATGAACTGGGAGGTTCGCTTGAGAGAATGGAGCAGCTTTGCGAGGAATGCCGGAGAACGGATGCCAGACGATTGTACGCGATCGGCTCGAATAATTTTTTTGCGCAAGCGCGGGTACCGCGAAATTCCGATTATTGGACGACCTTCTGGACGGAAGGCAAATGGAATTTTAGAACCCCTGGCTACGGCGGAATGCATGTTCGCGGAGCAACGCCGCATCATATACGGGGCCATATCAATAATTTACCGCCGTCCACGATGCAGGATTATCGACATGCGACCAGACACGTGCCCATCCCGGTAATCGGACACGAAGTCGGACAATTTCAGGTTCACCCTGATTTTCAAGAACTGGAGAAATATCAAGGCGTCTTAAAACCTAACAATTTGGAGGCGTTCCGCAAACGTCTGGAGGAGAACGGCTTGCTCCATAAGGCGAAGCTTTTCCAGAGGGCATCTGGGCAGCTTGCAGTGCTATGCTATCGGGAGGAGATTGAAGCCGCGCTGCGAACGCCTAATTTCGGCGGATTTCAATTGCTCGACCTGCAGGATTTTCCTGGGCAGGGCACCGCTCTCATAGGCATATTGGATGCATTTATGGAATCGAAAGGGTTAATTGAGCCGGAGCAGTGGCGGGAATTTTGCTGCGAAACGGTTCCATTACTGCGGATGAAGAAATTCATTTGGACGAACGACGAGACATTCAAGGCTTCGGTCCAAATTGCACACTATGGCACATTCGATTTGTCGGAATCAGTGTTGGCATGGTCCGTACAGGTTGAAGCGAACGGGTTTGTAATTGCAAATGGAAGAATGCCGATCAGGACGATCGAGGAAGGAGGAGTCCTTGATCTAGGGGGACTTGAGACTGATCTCCTTGCTGTAAAAGATGCAGTAAAGCTTGTTGTTAAACTTGAGATTGTGGATACTGACTATCGGAATATCTATCCACTCTGGGTTTATCCGGACAGTGGAACTCCAGTCATTCCGTTCGCGGTGGTCGTATGTCGCCATTTGGACGAAACTACAAAAGCGATGCTGCTAAGCGGAAGCAAGGTGCTGCTAGCACTTGATCCCGAGCGGGTATCAGGTGGGGGAGCCATGTCGTTTATACCGGATTTCTGGTGCTATTCCATGTTCAAAAAATATGGGCCTCCCGGTACGTTAAGTATATACTGCGATCCGGAGCACCCGGCCTTGAAACACTTCCCAAGTGAATTTCATACGAATTGGCAATGGTGGAACTTAATTAAGAACGCTAAAACGATGAATTTGGATGTTTTGCCGAATGCGGTCGAACCCATCGTAGGTGTGGTGGATAACGTTCATAGACAATTCAAATTGGGGCTTTTGTTCGAAGCAAAGCTAGGTGAAGGGAAACTGCTAGTTTGCAGCATGGAATTGCTGAAGCAGTTAGACCGGCCGGAAGCGAAACAGCTTTTCATAAGTCTATTAACCTATATGGATTCAGAAGCCTTTGCTCCAACTGTGGAGATCACCAATGAAATTCTAGAGAAATTTATTCAGTCTAACGAGGGCAAGGGGCACGACCTGGTAGCGTTACAACAAAATGCCGATCAGTACGGTTAA
- a CDS encoding family 43 glycosylhydrolase, whose protein sequence is MFNSKLSATYPIDILRGDYPDPSIVRVGKDYYMTHSSFMYAPGLLVWHSRNLTDWVPLSHALQTYVGDIWAPDLVYVNGLFYIYFPANGTNYVIYAEKAEGPWCDPIDLRVDGIDPGHLLAPDGQRYLYVNYGRAISLAPDGLSVTGDLQTVYEGWPIPGEWVVDGMALESPKLLVRGDYYYLICAQGGTAGPATSHMAVAARSKNPLGPWENSPYNPLVHTWSKDERWWSKGHGTLIDTPDGKWYFVYHAYEKDYYTLGRQTLLDPIEWTEDGWPIVSQDTDGEMKPVEGISPEPSDDFQGGALGWQWRFYKELDPERYEVGRGVLKLKAKGDSPADSAPLVIIPPDRAYEAEVEIKVGPEAEAGLVLFYNDRCYVGISFTEQEIYRHRRGIKGNPAQGLGCRLHLKLRNDHHTVTMFYSTDGIQWNRFPSAMEVSGYNHNTFGEFISLRLGIYAAGNGEAEFSRFRYRMIEE, encoded by the coding sequence GTGTTTAATTCGAAATTAAGCGCAACCTATCCGATCGATATTCTAAGGGGCGATTATCCCGATCCTTCCATAGTCCGGGTAGGTAAAGATTATTACATGACACATTCGTCTTTCATGTATGCTCCAGGGCTTCTCGTATGGCATTCCCGCAATCTGACCGACTGGGTCCCCCTTAGCCATGCTCTTCAGACTTATGTCGGAGATATTTGGGCACCGGATCTGGTCTATGTGAACGGACTCTTTTACATTTACTTTCCCGCTAACGGAACGAATTATGTTATCTATGCAGAGAAAGCGGAAGGTCCCTGGTGCGATCCAATTGATCTGAGAGTAGACGGGATTGACCCGGGGCACCTGCTAGCGCCGGATGGGCAGCGGTACCTGTACGTAAACTATGGAAGGGCTATTTCCTTAGCCCCGGACGGCCTTTCCGTTACCGGCGACTTACAAACGGTTTATGAAGGGTGGCCAATCCCAGGGGAATGGGTTGTGGACGGGATGGCTCTCGAATCTCCAAAACTACTAGTCCGAGGCGATTATTATTATTTGATTTGCGCACAAGGCGGAACGGCTGGACCTGCGACTAGCCATATGGCGGTTGCAGCCAGAAGCAAAAATCCTTTAGGGCCTTGGGAGAACTCTCCCTATAATCCTCTTGTGCATACTTGGTCGAAGGATGAACGCTGGTGGTCCAAGGGGCACGGTACGTTGATCGATACACCTGATGGAAAATGGTATTTCGTCTATCATGCCTATGAAAAGGATTATTACACGCTTGGAAGGCAAACCTTGCTGGACCCTATCGAGTGGACAGAAGACGGCTGGCCGATCGTATCGCAGGATACGGACGGAGAGATGAAGCCGGTGGAAGGGATTTCTCCGGAGCCATCTGACGATTTCCAGGGGGGTGCACTCGGTTGGCAGTGGCGATTTTACAAGGAACTGGATCCTGAACGTTATGAAGTAGGCAGGGGCGTCTTGAAGCTGAAGGCCAAAGGGGATTCACCAGCGGATTCAGCACCGCTCGTCATCATTCCACCCGACCGGGCCTATGAAGCTGAAGTTGAGATTAAGGTCGGGCCTGAAGCTGAAGCAGGACTTGTGCTCTTCTATAACGACCGCTGTTATGTGGGTATCAGCTTTACGGAGCAAGAAATTTATCGACATCGGCGAGGTATCAAAGGCAATCCTGCACAAGGCCTGGGCTGCCGGCTTCATTTGAAGCTTAGGAACGACCACCATACAGTGACGATGTTTTACAGTACCGATGGTATTCAATGGAATCGGTTTCCTTCAGCGATGGAGGTCTCAGGTTATAACCATAATACATTTGGCGAATTTATTAGCCTTCGTCTTGGTATTTATGCGGCCGGTAACGGAGAGGCTGAATTTTCACGATTTCGATACCGTATGATTGAAGAGTGA
- a CDS encoding glycosyl hydrolase 115 family protein, which translates to MAFIIDRNTTYRIPSDPASPIRHAWEMVKRDHEQVLGAASTIDLGEEERADVVFRYAVPEDRCPARPEAYCFRFVKDGSRTELHIAAGDDLGLVYGMLEYSGKYLSVDPFWFWADLPPKRRSHIELPTDDYDSSEPFVRFRGWFVNDEVCLIGWKEKYPPTREVWQPVFEALLRCGGNMVIPGTDLPKHGIHADLAAEMGLWVTHHHAEPLGAEMFLRAYEGKKASYQENPELFETLWEEAIEKQKDRNIVWVLSFRGQGDQPFWVQDPAFDTPEKRGEMISRVVRKQYEMVRGKVADPQCCVALYGEISELYKAGHITIPDDIIKIWADNGYGKMVSRRNGNENHRVPALPDLQEKGKHGIYYHVTFHDLQASNHLTLFPASADLVRGEIEGAFRAGAKDYLLVNSGNIRPHVYTLDLIRELWMRGEADAEEHLGAFVSRMFPSGSPEIAAMFCDYARRTIPYGPNEDDRAGDEFYHHPARIIVGHWLQGKSDQPHVRLYWAAGDVDFPEQVEWFRRKCADAVPGWLELKEHIERLLPELSEQDRLRLKDHLLLHVELHLSGCEGFDSLGKSYSAYLEGNYPLAFVYASQAMWKYRRGEIALQEAEHGKWANFFRADWLTNIESTVQNMDTLRRWLRMHGDSPDFFAWYKQFLMPETEKYIYLENTHRNPLSDDELAKRLADKFGV; encoded by the coding sequence TTGGCATTTATCATTGACAGGAACACGACTTACCGCATTCCGTCGGATCCGGCTTCGCCTATCCGCCATGCTTGGGAAATGGTGAAGCGTGACCATGAACAGGTTCTGGGCGCTGCTTCGACCATCGACTTGGGAGAGGAGGAGCGGGCAGACGTGGTTTTCCGCTACGCGGTACCTGAGGACCGGTGTCCGGCACGTCCGGAGGCGTATTGCTTCCGCTTCGTCAAGGACGGCAGCAGAACGGAACTTCACATTGCTGCGGGCGACGATCTCGGACTGGTCTACGGCATGCTCGAGTACAGCGGAAAGTATCTCAGCGTCGATCCATTCTGGTTCTGGGCTGACCTGCCTCCCAAGAGGCGCAGCCATATAGAGCTTCCAACTGATGATTATGATTCGTCGGAACCGTTCGTCCGGTTCCGCGGCTGGTTCGTCAATGACGAGGTGTGTCTGATCGGCTGGAAGGAGAAATACCCTCCGACTCGCGAGGTATGGCAGCCGGTCTTCGAAGCGTTGCTGCGCTGCGGAGGGAATATGGTCATACCAGGAACCGATCTGCCAAAGCACGGGATTCATGCTGATCTGGCGGCGGAGATGGGACTATGGGTTACCCACCACCATGCCGAGCCTTTGGGTGCCGAGATGTTTCTGAGAGCTTATGAAGGAAAGAAAGCAAGCTATCAAGAGAACCCGGAGCTGTTCGAGACCTTATGGGAGGAAGCGATCGAGAAGCAGAAGGACCGTAACATTGTTTGGGTTCTATCATTCCGCGGACAAGGAGATCAGCCTTTTTGGGTACAGGATCCCGCATTCGACACGCCGGAGAAGCGCGGTGAAATGATCAGCCGAGTCGTGCGCAAACAATATGAAATGGTTCGAGGCAAGGTGGCCGATCCGCAGTGTTGCGTAGCGTTGTATGGGGAGATCTCGGAATTGTATAAAGCGGGTCATATCACAATTCCGGACGATATTATTAAGATTTGGGCGGACAATGGGTACGGCAAGATGGTTTCACGGCGCAACGGCAACGAGAACCATCGCGTTCCGGCCTTGCCTGATCTTCAAGAAAAAGGTAAGCATGGCATTTACTACCATGTAACGTTTCACGATCTTCAAGCCTCCAATCATTTAACTTTATTCCCAGCTTCGGCCGATTTGGTCAGAGGAGAGATAGAGGGGGCGTTTCGGGCCGGAGCGAAGGATTACCTGCTCGTCAACAGCGGTAACATCCGGCCGCACGTTTATACGCTGGATTTGATACGCGAATTGTGGATGCGGGGAGAAGCGGATGCGGAAGAGCATCTTGGGGCGTTTGTCAGCCGGATGTTCCCCTCGGGTTCGCCAGAAATCGCCGCGATGTTCTGCGACTATGCGCGACGGACGATTCCGTACGGTCCGAACGAAGACGACCGGGCGGGAGATGAGTTCTATCATCATCCGGCCCGCATAATCGTCGGACATTGGCTTCAGGGGAAATCGGATCAACCGCATGTACGCTTGTATTGGGCGGCGGGGGACGTTGATTTTCCGGAGCAAGTCGAATGGTTTCGCCGGAAGTGCGCCGATGCCGTTCCGGGCTGGCTCGAGCTGAAGGAGCATATCGAACGGCTGCTTCCGGAGCTCTCGGAACAGGACCGCCTTCGGCTGAAAGATCATTTGCTTTTGCATGTCGAGCTGCATCTGTCCGGCTGCGAGGGCTTTGACTCATTGGGAAAATCGTACTCCGCTTACCTGGAAGGCAACTATCCGCTGGCGTTCGTTTATGCTTCGCAGGCGATGTGGAAGTATCGGAGGGGCGAGATCGCTCTGCAGGAAGCCGAGCACGGGAAGTGGGCGAACTTCTTCCGGGCGGACTGGCTGACGAATATCGAGAGCACAGTGCAAAACATGGACACGCTTCGCCGCTGGCTTCGCATGCATGGCGACAGCCCCGATTTCTTCGCTTGGTACAAGCAGTTTCTGATGCCGGAAACGGAGAAATATATTTATTTGGAGAACACGCACCGCAATCCTCTTTCGGATGACGAGTTGGCCAAGAGGCTGGCAGATAAGTTCGGCGTCTGA
- a CDS encoding carbohydrate ABC transporter permease, whose translation MNIRRLSGTERYFDILIYAVLILWGAFIIFPLLYILMTSFATEKDYLTRGFFIIPREWTWDAYLYLLANDSFTKSFMNAVIITVVGTTISISATTLMAYGLSKKWLKGRNVFNFMVVFTMLFSGGLIPTYLVIKEFGMIDTFWSLWLPGAVAPFYLIVMRSFFSSIPFELEESARVDGCGEWRMFFSIMLPLSKASIATFVLFYMVGYWNTYFSALIYLNDSGMWPLQVFLRQILVLNQSLDESATLMQQEIVYTPGAKMAAIVVSALPMMVIYPFLQKHFNKGMLLGSLKG comes from the coding sequence ATGAACATTCGCCGTTTATCTGGCACTGAAAGGTATTTCGATATTCTCATTTATGCAGTACTTATCCTTTGGGGGGCTTTCATCATCTTCCCATTGCTCTATATATTGATGACGTCGTTCGCTACGGAGAAGGATTATTTGACCCGAGGTTTCTTCATTATACCGAGGGAGTGGACATGGGACGCGTATTTGTATTTGCTCGCGAACGATAGCTTTACGAAGAGCTTCATGAACGCCGTCATCATTACAGTGGTCGGCACGACGATCAGCATATCGGCAACGACATTGATGGCATACGGCTTATCCAAAAAATGGCTTAAAGGACGGAACGTTTTCAATTTTATGGTCGTATTCACGATGCTGTTCTCCGGGGGCTTGATCCCGACTTATCTGGTCATCAAGGAGTTCGGGATGATTGACACGTTCTGGTCCCTATGGCTTCCGGGAGCTGTCGCTCCGTTCTATCTGATCGTCATGCGAAGCTTCTTCTCCTCGATCCCGTTTGAGCTGGAGGAGTCCGCGCGCGTAGACGGCTGCGGGGAGTGGAGAATGTTCTTCAGCATTATGCTTCCTCTGTCCAAGGCGTCCATTGCCACCTTTGTGCTGTTTTATATGGTTGGTTATTGGAATACGTATTTTTCGGCTCTTATTTATTTGAACGACTCGGGCATGTGGCCGTTGCAAGTATTTTTACGGCAAATTCTCGTGCTGAATCAATCCTTAGACGAATCCGCTACCCTGATGCAGCAAGAGATCGTCTACACACCGGGAGCGAAGATGGCTGCCATCGTGGTCTCTGCGCTGCCGATGATGGTCATTTATCCATTTCTGCAGAAGCATTTCAATAAAGGCATGCTGCTCGGTTCGTTGAAAGGCTGA
- a CDS encoding sugar ABC transporter permease, producing MRSSVSELRAASKSRASSAFAHYIKRAFPIYLMILPGLLSIVLFKYLPMFGVVISFQKYSPFRGVWGSEWVGLDHFVRLFTEQQFVTLLKNTLILNLIDICFYFPAPILFALILGEVRLKWFKTTLQTVVYLPHFVSMIVVVGITVVLFAGEFGGVNLLLDSLGLPRYQGLNDPDHFRWIWLLQNIWKEVGWSAIIYLAALASIDPTLYEAAVMDGANRWRQIWHITLPSLAHVILILFILRLGSFIDVGFEHIFLLQNPLNLAVSDVFDTYIYRVGVQQGEFSYTTAVGLFKSVVGLVLVLSANAIAKRSGREGVY from the coding sequence ATGAGGTCGTCCGTTAGCGAATTGAGAGCCGCCAGCAAATCAAGGGCTTCTTCAGCATTCGCCCATTACATCAAACGAGCTTTCCCCATCTACTTGATGATATTGCCGGGGCTCTTGTCGATTGTTCTGTTTAAATATTTGCCCATGTTCGGGGTTGTCATCTCGTTTCAGAAGTACAGTCCGTTCCGAGGGGTCTGGGGCAGCGAGTGGGTGGGACTCGATCATTTCGTCCGCCTGTTCACCGAGCAGCAGTTTGTGACCCTGCTCAAAAATACGCTCATTCTCAACCTTATCGACATATGCTTTTATTTTCCCGCGCCGATCCTCTTTGCGCTGATTCTGGGCGAGGTTCGCTTGAAATGGTTCAAAACGACGCTACAAACCGTCGTGTACTTGCCTCACTTTGTCTCGATGATTGTCGTTGTCGGGATCACCGTCGTCCTGTTTGCCGGCGAATTCGGCGGGGTCAACCTGTTGCTGGATTCCCTCGGTCTTCCAAGGTATCAAGGCTTGAACGACCCAGATCATTTCCGCTGGATATGGCTGCTGCAGAACATTTGGAAAGAGGTGGGCTGGAGCGCAATCATCTATTTGGCCGCTCTCGCTTCCATCGATCCGACGCTGTATGAGGCCGCCGTGATGGACGGGGCCAATAGGTGGAGACAGATTTGGCACATTACGCTGCCGTCTCTTGCCCATGTGATTCTCATCCTGTTCATCCTCCGTCTCGGTAGCTTTATCGATGTAGGCTTCGAGCATATATTTCTGCTGCAAAACCCGCTCAATCTTGCGGTATCCGACGTTTTTGACACCTATATCTATCGTGTTGGGGTACAGCAGGGCGAATTCAGCTATACAACGGCGGTTGGTCTGTTCAAGTCGGTCGTTGGGCTTGTGCTTGTGCTCTCCGCGAACGCCATTGCGAAACGGTCTGGAAGGGAGGGTGTTTACTAA